In Paenibacillus durus, the DNA window AGATAATGCTGAATAAACAAACATTGCCGAAGAAGATGGCATGAACAACTGGCCCCTTCCGCCAAAACGGCGGGGGGGGGGCTTGCCATTACTTGTGATATGGCTCTCCGCGATGGCTGAAGCGGCAAGTTTTAGGGGCCGTCCCGAAAAGTTAAGAGAAAAGCACATCGGAAACTAGCATGTCCCGGTAATAGTTCCGCTCAACACCAAAAAGGTTCCCCGCTAAACAGAAAATGTTCATCCATCAGAAAACTCGTAAATTCCCTATTGGTTAATTTGTCAAAGGTAGTTGGCACCCACTCGCTGGCCTCAGGGATGCGTAATAAGAAATTCAAGGATTCCATCTGTGCCGCAACAAAAAATGCCTCTGTCAGTTTCACATAATTGCCTTGAAGAGGAAAACATTTCGAATAAGATTCAAATACTGCTTCTCTGAGTTCTAGCGGTGTAAACGCGAACAGCAAGGCAATATCCCGAAGGTAGAATCCAAATCCACAGGCACCAAAATCAATCGGTCGTACCTCCTGATTATGAAATAAGATATTAGGGCAGATTAGGTCGGCATGAATCATTCCCCACATACCGTTTTTCTTGTCTTGCGAATCAAGAAAACGAATCAGCTTATTCCCGGCTTCTTTTAGCACTCGGAGGGTTTTTTCATTAAAAGAAAATCCGGAGGCTTGATCCAATTGTCCAAGCACCGATACAATGGCAGACGAATCGTAGGCAGGTCTGGAGAAACCATCCGGTGTTCTCCATCCCGAAGAGTGTTTATGTATTTTCGCTATCATTGTACCGATATTCTCGGCATCCTCCTTTGTAGAGATATGAGATTTATTCTCTCCTTCCAGCCAACTTGTCAATGTACAAAGCACACCATTTATCTTTGTAATAGGTTCGCCGTCCATATTTTTGTGGGAAAACGGCACAACTAAATCGGTCTCCGCAGCCAGGGCATCCACCCACTGCAATTGTGACTTGAGGGCATCATAACTTGTCCATTTGCTGTCCAGAGCGTCATTCTTGGACTTATTAAGATGTAAGGAATAGGTATGTTTATCGGAGTCGGTTACTTTGTATACGATATTTCCACTTTGTCCGATCAACTGGATCGTATCAACATGAATTGCATACGATTTTAGTGCTTCTGTTGCGGTTAATAAATGATTCACTTTCACTCCCCCGTATTCATCCGAGATCTATTCTTCTTGAAACTGCTTCTTGGTCCTAGAAGCGGGTATCTTCTCCACCGGTATCCAAACTTCCATTTCATACATACCGTTTCCCCTGTAGTAGGTCATTTCAAATTCAGGACTATTTACGCACTCATAATCAGAGGTTGGAATCCACTCTCCCCAAATACGCTTCCATAGTTCATGAATACGGCTTTGTCCGTCGGGGTATAGTCCTGTCGAGAATATCGCATAGGTTTGTGCCGGAATCAAAAGTTGTTCGAATCCATCCGGTACCGGTAAACCAGTTTGCGGTAAGTGATACCCTATCATATAAGAAAACACATGGCCTGCATGGTTATATAATACCGCATGAACTTGTCCTTCTTTGGATAGTCCGGCTATGGCACGAATTCGATGGATGATACCGTCAGCAATGCACGAATTCCAAAATTCAGGAATTTCTACAAAAGCTTGTTCAGCGGCAGCACTTATTTCTTTAGAAACGCCAAACATGGTAAAAGCCTCTTTTTTCTCAATCCTATAATTTATTTCCGTATCTCCTTTAATTGAAAAATAAAAAGACATTCGCGGATAGGCTTTAAGTGACACGCCCTTGTCGCGCGCTGACACAGGCATTACACCGTGCATTTTTTTGAATGCTCTGGAAAAGGCT includes these proteins:
- a CDS encoding phosphotransferase enzyme family protein, coding for MNHLLTATEALKSYAIHVDTIQLIGQSGNIVYKVTDSDKHTYSLHLNKSKNDALDSKWTSYDALKSQLQWVDALAAETDLVVPFSHKNMDGEPITKINGVLCTLTSWLEGENKSHISTKEDAENIGTMIAKIHKHSSGWRTPDGFSRPAYDSSAIVSVLGQLDQASGFSFNEKTLRVLKEAGNKLIRFLDSQDKKNGMWGMIHADLICPNILFHNQEVRPIDFGACGFGFYLRDIALLFAFTPLELREAVFESYSKCFPLQGNYVKLTEAFFVAAQMESLNFLLRIPEASEWVPTTFDKLTNREFTSFLMDEHFLFSGEPFWC
- a CDS encoding AraC family transcriptional regulator, with product MDWLERMNNAMDFIEAHLLESIDYDQVATTACCSTYHFQRMFSFITDVPLSEYIRRRRLTLAAFELQNREVRVIDIALKYGYESPEAFSRAFKKMHGVMPVSARDKGVSLKAYPRMSFYFSIKGDTEINYRIEKKEAFTMFGVSKEISAAAEQAFVEIPEFWNSCIADGIIHRIRAIAGLSKEGQVHAVLYNHAGHVFSYMIGYHLPQTGLPVPDGFEQLLIPAQTYAIFSTGLYPDGQSRIHELWKRIWGEWIPTSDYECVNSPEFEMTYYRGNGMYEMEVWIPVEKIPASRTKKQFQEE